The genome window CTGCTCGCTTTCTCCGGCAGTCACACGTCTGCAGCCAGGACCTTCCAGCTCGGGTAAGTGGGGCTCTTGTGGGTTCTGCCAGGGAATCTTCTCTCTGTCCCCTGAATATCCTGTTCTTGTCCCATGTCTCACATCTGTGTCCCGGAGGTCACGGGAGCTGGCTCTAATGATGAGCAGTCCCGGTTTGGGGCAGGACTCTGTGTGCCTGTGCACTCCGCCCCGGGTCACTGCCGACGGATTCCTCCCAGGTTGCTCTCGATTTTCTGGTTCTCTGTTTCCatccctgtcttctgcctctgaccCCATCTAGACGGTGTTCTTTGCATTGGGAAGAAGGAATCAGTTTAGCACCATCGAGCGTGTagggaagagaaaagataaaaatctgtCCGCCTTTCTTTCCTGCAGGCTGCTGTGTGAGTCAGAGCCGGGGGCAGCAGTGTGGGGCCCCCAGAAGGGAAGCGGGAGGCTTGCGTTGAACTAAAACACCTTCTACTTTTAGCCCATCTAGACGAGGGGGCAGGATGGGGGCAGTTTTGTAGGGAAACAGCACTGGCATGAAGGTGGGGTTTTTAGGGTAGGGGATGCATCGAGAACAGCAAATCGTCTGGCAGTTTTTACAACCAGAAAGGAACAGGACGTTACTGTTAAAAGGGGAGAGTTGAACGGATCCAGGACTTGAGATCCAGTTTCATCTGTGTGATGGTTGGCAAGTCGGACCACCTCTCTGGGCCCCATCCTTACAAAGGGAGATAAGGACAAGCCCTGCCTCTCAGGGTCTTTGGAGGATGGACCAGAGAGGTCTCCTGTCCTGAGAGAGCAGAGCTCATGGCTGGAGGAGCAAGGGGCTCGTGCCTGAGCCGTTGCAAAACAGGGGCTGATGATCACACCCCCGTCTCATAGGGTTGTAGGGAGGAGGATGTGATTCGTGAGACAGAGGGAGCCCTTGGCTTCCCTGAGGCCTGACTTGTGGTAACTCGCGTCCTTAGCTGATGATACTCTTCTTACTGAGACTCTGAAGGCAGTCAGCTTAAAATAGGTGTTCAGCTGAAAAGAacccaaaggcaaaaaaaaaaaaaatagtaataataataacagcaggtGGAGTGGAAGATGAagatggcttttttcttttttgtaagacTTCTGGAAAGACTGGGACGGGGAAAGATAAGGGACGGTCTGGGGAGCTGAAGTTCTGAGGCCTTTTgccaactctgtgaccttgggaacaCTGGCTTTGGGTGTCTGTATGAGCTGGCGCTGGTCACCTGCCCTCTCTGTGCTTGGTTCTGAAGAGGGTGAGGATCAGCCTGACGTGCGCAGGCTCTGAAATGGGAAAATACTGCGAGGGGCAGGGACAGGAATCTCACCAGGGCTTACCCTGGGAGCCTGCGGTGTGCGTCTGGAGTCTGACCCAGGTTCGAAGCCCAACTTTGCCTCTTTTGTTCTCTGAGTGACTTCAGGTCAGTTACTCGGCCTCTCTCCACTGGTTTCCATATCTGTACAGCTGAGAGCATCGTTCGTTACCCTGAAAGCTGGCCTTGAGATTAAATGAGTTGGGAAAGTCCAAGTGAACACTGGCATGGTTCGGGCAGCCTTTGAGCTGGAATGAACTTCAGAGTCAGGCCTTTTAGTCCACTGACCTTGCCCAGAGCTGAGAGGTGCAGGCCACTGGCCCAGGCTTGCCCGGTGGTCAGTGGAGAGCTCTAGTCCAGACCCGGGGCTCCGGTCTCTTGATCTTCATCCATCTCCATCTCCCCCTCAAATCTCTCTGTTTCAACCCAGACACTGACTGAAtcttaaatttactttaaaaattttttttagtggttGCCTCTCCGTTTCTGACGTGCTTCTTCCCCATGGAGCCACAACCGTAACCATGGCGACGCGGGTGGAGGTCGGCTCCATAAGTTCCCTGACGGGGGTGCCAGGCCTGGGCGAGCTCTCCAAGGAGGAGGCCCTGACGCGGACCTACTTCCGCCAGGCTGGCGATGCCCCTGGGCCCCCCTCAACACTGCTCTTGGAAGGAAAAAGCCCCCTCAGGAGCCCAGTCCGCCTGCTTCCTCTGCCAAGACTCGCCCCCAAACCCTTCTCCAAGGAGAAGGCCGCAGACGTGACACCCCTGTGGCCCAGCCTGGCCAGGCCGTCTCCCGCCGGGGGGCTCTCCCAGGACGTGGCCTCAGGGCGTCTGAACGAGAAGATGCCGGGCCTGGCCGGGCAGGAGGCGGGGAGTGGGGACCGCCCGAGAAACGTGTCTCTGTTCCCTAAGGCCGCCATATCACAGCCCATGCCAAACCCCGTGATCTTCGAAAGCAACAAAGCCGGCCCCGCTCTGGGGAAGGGGGCTTGCGAGGCCAATGCAGGCATGTCTCAGGGACCCGCTTCCGCCCCCCGTCCTGAGGTGGCCGCCAAGCCTGCCCCGCCAGCCCGAAAGCCCGTGGGGAGCCTCCCCCGgccagcctccctgcctcagGACTCCAGGACGGTGGCTACCCCAGAGGATACCGGCCCAAAGGAGCCTCTGTCAAAGGCCAGCAGCGTGGAGGACGCGGGAGGCACCGCCCCGGAGCCACCCAGGCCTCGCCCAAAGAGAAGGCCTGTGTCAGCCATCTTTACCGAGTCCATTCAGACTCCGAAGCCAGGCCCCAGCGGGGTGGCCGCGGTGGGGaagctgcccccaacccctcccgaGAAGACGTGGGTGAGGAGGCCCAGGCCTCTGTCTGTGGACCTCACGGCCCGGTTCGAGAGCAGAGAGGCCTTGGCGAGGAAGGTGGCAGATGAGGCCACAGCAGGGCCCACCGCCCAGCAGCGGGGACCCGAGAGGCCGGACCCAGAACCCAGGGTGGACAGGGAGTGTCTGGTCAAAGCAGAGGCACCTCCACACGACCCGGATTCCGATTTCCTGCAGGTGGCCCAGAAGATCCAGGAACGGAAAGAGAGGCTGCTGTTGAAGCAGGGGGAGATGGGCAGCCTCAGAACCGCAGGGGGCCCGGCCAGGGTCACCCCCACCAGTGCCCAGGGTCTCGGGGAGGAGAAAGCCAAGCTGGACAGGGAGCCAGAGAAGGCAGCCAAGGACCCCCAGTCCCCTCTGCCCAGGCCTGGAAAAGGCCAAGACATGGCTGAGGTCAGGAGCAGAGAGGCTGCTGGAGAGACCCGGGTCGGGGGAGAGCAGACCCCCCGGGGCGGCGTGAAGAATCGCATTGGCCTGTTTGGGGAGGAGGGCGCCTCGGCCTTGGCAGCGGGGTTTGAGTCCCCACCAGCCACCCCTGAGTCCCCAGCCATCCCGCCGGAGCCAGAGAAAGCGGGCGTGAGTGTCCAGGAGCGGATCAAAGGCTGGGCCACCGAGAGCTCGGAAGCAAAGCCGGAGCTCAGGAGGAGGGTGGTCCAGACACGGCCACTGTCAGCGGACCTGACCAAACTGTAAGTGGGAATACCCCACGGGTTTCCCCCAGGCTCCAAGAGCCCCAGCCCCTCACCAGAGATCCCCCTCCACGAGGTGGAAGGAGACTGCAGGGCACCAGGCTCTGTACTGGGCACACTTGGTACCGCAGCCCTGAGAGAAAGTGGCAGTAGCCCCCATTTCTCAGATCAGGAGGCTGAAGTGTGGAGGATGGCACCGCTTCACTGTGCGTGCCAGCGGCAGGGCCAGTGACTTGAGCGGGTCGCTTTCCCCACCTTGagcctcggtttcttcatctCGTAAAGGGAAATGATGTTAAGGCCTGCATTAAAGGATTAAGGCCAAGACTCAGATACCGCTGGAGATCGCTCAGCCCAAGAGAGCCCTCGACACACTGTATTTATTAATAGTCCCAAATGATAGGATGAATCCTGTTGGTTAATGATAATTTTCTAAGCAGGGCCTGGCCCCTGACATCTCTTCCTCCTTTGTTTTTCCGCAAGTGGCTTCTCGGCTAAGATAGGGAGATGCCACCAGGGTGTGTCCCCAGCTCATTAATGGCACGCACGCCACCAACTTAGTTTGTCAGCAATTGAGCTTCCAGGGGGCGGGAGCTCTGGGCAGATTGCCCTCCCGGCCCTGGGAACCAGGGCGACCAGCTCGGCCAGAGCTGCGACCACTGGCTGTCAGCATTTAGAatgacctggaaaaaaaaaaaaaatatcgatgcctgacccccacccccagagactCTGATTCAGCAGATCTGGAGAGGGCTTCTCATCTTGGTTTTTCAGAGTCTCCAAAGTAATTTTCATGTGCAGCCAGGCTCGAGGACCCCTGAATTCGGGCAACAGAGAAAGAGGGGAGCTCCCTGGCCActcggtggttaggactcagcgcttttgccaggttcagtccctagtcaggaAGCTAAAATCCCGCCAACTACACGGTGtgacaaaataataaaaccaggGAACAGAGGAAGGGGCACCACGTCAGGGCCTCACGCACCTCCCCTCCCTGAGTCTCCCGCCCCCCAGTCCCTCAGGTTATTCCCATCTGACAGGTAGGGAAACCGAGGCTCTGGGTTTAGAAACAACTCCTGCACAGCCTCACGCGTCCCTGGAGCCAGCCCTTGGACTGCTGCCCGTGGGTCAAGTTCAAGACGTTTGATTTGTCtcacctccctcttctctgcaGGCCCCCAACCCTGAACTAATCTTTCAGCCTCTGCTCCAGAGAACTCGGCAGAGATGGGGAAAAGTCTAGCTCCAACTCCCCTTTCTCTCGTTTCCCCTTTACAGCtgggaaacaggcccagagagtGATCAAGACTGGGCCAAGGTCACCCAGAAGCAAAGGCAAGCCTGTTCCCTGACACATTCCCTGACCGCCCACTGCCCCCGAGTCCCGCGGTCGGTCTGCAGTGGGGCTGCTGGCTGTTGTGGGGTTGCAGCCATTAATTATCACTCCTGGGGCATCTTCGCTCCTCTCTCTACACCCTCATGTAGCTATTAGGGCCTTGGGTAGCCTCTTATCTGACCTACAAAAGATGATAGGGAGGCGTTAATTATCCccgttttatagatgaagagacagaggctcAGGTGAGGTCACGAGCCTGAGCCAAGCTCCCTCAGTGGGGAGGCAAGAAGGAGAGCTGGCACGAACACCCAGGCCCCTTCCCCCGAGCCCGGGGCTGCCGCCACCCCAGTGATGCTGTGCTTAAGGTAGGCTCTCTCCCTCCTGGGCCCGAGAGGTTTGGCGACTGGAAAGGACACGACCCATCTTGGAGGAAATGGGGCAGGGTTGCTCTGATGACCTCAGTGCTCTTCACCCCTGGGTTCCTGAACTGGTTACGGGGTGTGGGCTGGAGGGAGTCCCAGCTTCTGGCCGTGCACAAGTAACTTGGGTCTCTTGCGACAGGTTTTCCAGTGCAGCTTCAAGCAACGAAGTCAGATACGAAAAGTGTTTGGAGCTGAGCGGTGAGCTTCCCAGAGAACCAAGAGAAAAGGTAAGAAGCCGCTTGGCACgtcctttttttctcccagtgGGTAGTGATACTTACTGGAAAAGGGGCTTTTACAATCTCGAAGATCCAGGAAAGACTCAGAAACCTCTCATGGActataagacatttttttttttcctttcatgttgGGACTTTTAAAGTCCCTTCCGGTATGATAGACTGTGATactctgctctgtgtgtgtgtgtgtgtgtgtgtgttagtcactcagtcgtgtccaactctttgtgacgccacggactgcagccttaccaggctcctctgcccatgggattctccaggcaagagtactggagtgggttgccatttccttctccaggggatcttcctgacccagggatcgaacttgagtctgctgcattgaaggcagattctttaccatctgagccatgagggatgCCCCATGATTTGCTGTTCCTTGGTGTTGCATACTGTTTGCAAACATAATTGTCAGGCATAAATTTTTGTCTGTGCAAACAGGAGGAGGATATGGCTTTCCTGTGTAAGAATGTCTGCTTTTTTGAGAAATTAATGAAGATTTTGaaatgttgggacttccctggtggtccaatggctaagactcccagctcccaatgcagagggcccaagtttgatccctggtcagggaactagatcccacatgctgcaactaagacctggtgcagccaaatgaaatttttttaaatgctaatataggatttcactggagaaggcaatggcaaccgactccagtattcttgcctggagaatcccatggacggaggagcctggtaggctacagtccatggggtcgctaagactcggacacgactgagcgacttcactttcactttttactttcatgcattggagaaggaaatagcaacacactccagtattcttgcctggagaatcccagggacagaggagcctattgggctgctgtctatggggttgcacagagtcagacacgactgacgtgacttagcagcagcagcagtagcagaggctttcactggtggctcagtggtaaagaatccacctgccgatgcaggagacattcgATCCGTGatccagggaaatcccacatgccttggagcaactgagACCATGCACTGTGAGTATTGAGTCTGTACTCTAAAGCTCATACTCcgagacaagagaagccaccccagtgagaagcccatgcaccacagagAGCAGACCCCGctcgccaaaactagagaaaagcctgcatagcaaggaagacccagcacagccaaaaataaataaaaatcaaaaaacgTTAATAGAAACCCCCTCAACTCCCCCCCCACCATTATGGCCCCAGCTCCTTTCCTCACCCCCTCATTTGTCAgctaggaaaaggagaaaaaaatcaccagCAATTAAATTGCTTAGAAAGTATTTTCGGTtagtctatttaatttttttaaaaaaatctcacaaaATAACTGCTGGGTTTCATGGGTTTGTGATTGATGCTTTCTGAaatttcaagtttttcttttatttatttacttatttttaattggaggataattgctttacaaggtgtgttggtttctgccatacatcagtatgaatcagccttAAGTATATCCAcaggtcccctccctcttgaccctccctcctgtcccgtcctgcccctctaggttgtcacagagccctggtttgagctcACTTTTTTCttgaacagctttattgaggtataacagACATAGAGTGAActggacatatttaaagtgtaaaagCAGGTGAACTGTGACTTCTGTGTACATCTGTCAAGCCGTCATTACCATAAAGACAGAGGACATTTCCAGCACCTGCAAGTTTCTTCTTTGTAATTCCCCCCCAcagctgccccctcctcccccaaagcAACTACCAATCTGCTTTTAGTCACTAGagattcatttgcattttctagattttaatataaatggaaccaatgctcttttttatttttttttggtcagattGATTGATATCTCTTCTCCACTGTTTatctacatgtatatatgtatatacatgcacacacccctacagtttttttaaatagtattttattattcctCCTTCTGCTTTTCTTCCATCAACACAACAGCGTTTTAAGTGTCCTTAGATCTTAGGACATTGGGAGCCACCCTGTCTCTGTAGGTCCAAGTGCCTGTGTGGTAGTCAGCTGTTTGcatatatcaaaatttatttaGCCCTTCAGATGAGCATCTAGgctcttctgtttcactgacagTTCTGTATGAACTTTCTTGTTCAGGTAGGCTTGTGCACGTGGGCAAAGCAGGGATTCTGGGAGGAAACCGGCTGGATGAAAGGAAATGAGTATCTTAAAGTGACGGCAGACGCACTGAATGGCTCAAGAGCGGTGCCCGTTTGTCTGCTCGCCAGCGGGGCGAGAGTGCCTGTTTTCCCTCACTGGCTGTGTTCAGTCTGTAAGACTGGatggcttctcactgctgtgattTCAGTCACCTCACCTCTTCCTTTCCATTTCAAATCCTTTGACCTATATTGGATTGTTTCggtacttccctggcagcccaatgGGGAAGACTTCACCTCCCAGTGCAagggatgctggtttgatccctggccaggaggGCTGAGATCCATACTCTAAATAACctaaaccataaaacagaagcagcatagtaacaaattcaaaaaagacttaaaaaatggtccacatcaaaaaaaaaaaaaacttcattgaatttgttataatgttGTAGCAaacttttacaaataaatattaaaattttttttttaatctttaaataaatggattgtttctttttgtttgttttcccagcCAAAGGACAGGCATGGCGTGGAAGGAACATCTGTCACAAGAAGCCCCTGGAAGCCTGGCCTCCCCAGGGAGAAACCCAGACAGACAGAGCGGAAAGACAGTTTTGACCGCGTCCCCGGCGGCGCTCGGGGTGAAAGCGCGGTGGGGGCCCGGAGCCCTTCCGAGGGCACCCCAGATGATGATGGAAGCTTCCAGACCGTATGGGCCACGGTGTTCGAGAATCACGTGGAGAAGCATACCATCACCGCCCCCTCGGGACGCAGTCCCTGGGCCACGACCCCCGCGGACCTGGCCAACGTCTCGGAGCCCAGATCCAGACTCCTTGGACCCAGAAGCTCTTTCCCGCAAACCACAGCCCTAAAGCGAGAGTGGCTGGAAGATCCCGACCTGGAGCGAGGCGGAGGGACCGCCTTCTCCAGCGGTGAGCCCAGACAGCATCGCGTGTCCTCCCTGCTGGGAAGGCACCCTGGGGGCGAAAAGGGCAGCCATCACCCCTTCCTCAAGCTCCCGGAGAGCGCCCCCGCGCCCGAGAGGGTTGAGCCCAGGTACGATGTCGTGCACGCCGTCGGGGAGCGCGCGCACAGCGAGGCCGTCTTGACGGCGCCCGAGGAAAAGGCCCTGACTCTCCGCAGCAGCCGGTCTCGGCCCCCGCCCTCCCAGGAGGTCACCCATGCCATGACTCCCGCCGACCCCAAGTGCAGGCCGGAGGGCCAGGTGGGGTCCGTCCAAAGGGCCAGTTTGATCTGGGAAGCCCGAGGGACCCGTGAGGTCAGCGGGCCAAAGCCCGAGTTCCACCGAGAGCCTAAGGACACGCATGGAGGCAGTTGCCCGTCACCCAGATGGACAGGCGGGGTGGCCGTGAGCTGGCACAAAGCCGCCGTGGGGCTCAGCGAAGGGAGAGGCACAGAGCCGAGCCCCGAGGCCGCCTCTGCGAGGACTACCCTGGAGGCCCAGCACCCGGGGACTGAAGGAGCCGGAATCCAGCCGGGGGAGAGGGCTCCGCCCCGGGGGGCGCCTCCAGAGCCTCTTCCCAGGGCCAGGGATGAAGCCGATGACTCTCGAGTGCAGCTTCAGGCGGACGTGCTGGGGCAGACGGGGCCCCTGGCCATGGCTGGCAGCCAAGAGCCCGAAGCCAGGAGGCGGAGGGTGAGCCCTGGCGACCAGAGGCTGGACAGATGGAGGCGGCGGACCCTGCCCCATGACGTGAAGTTCGATGAGTTCAGCCTCCTGCCCCCAGAGCACTCGTCCAGGGCGGAGCCAAGAGGGGACCACCTGAGCCCCACGGCCCCGGGTGCCTTAGGAAAGCCCCAGCTACTCCCGGGTCGGGAGGGGACCCGGCAGGGGAGCCCAGGTACGTCACTGGACTGGGTTCTTCCTGCAGCAAAGCAGGGGTCGCCTGTAGAACCCAAGGCGACTTTTTTTGCTGTGACCTATCAGATCCCCGACACTCAGAAAGCCAAGAACGTGGTTAGGCCGGGGCCTGAAAACTGGACAGAACCTTCTAGAAAAGCAGCCCCACCCCTATCCCCTCTTTCTTACACCCCTACCTCGGTTCCTCTGAACCGTGAAGAGCTGCTGGAGACCGTGGGCGGTAAAAACCGGGCCCTGGGCAGAGAACGCGAGCACACAAGCTTTCCAAAGCCGACAGAGCATCCGGCGTCTCTCGGGGACAGGATTCTGGGTTCCCCCGGTGAGAGGATCTCCGACGCCGATGCCGTGTGGGTTCGTCGGGGCCCGGAAGGCGGCGGTGGTTTTCAGAACGGCTGGAAGGACAGCGGGAACAAGACGTCCCCTGGCGGCGCTCCCCAAACACCCCCGGCTTTCAGAAGTCCCCCGAAAGCCAGCGAGCTCCTGGTCCGAAGGAAGACGGAAGCGGTCAGTGAGACGTTCCCAGGTAAAGCCAAGGCCGGCTACAGGTCCAGCGTCCTCGATATCGATGCGCTGATGGCCGAGTATCAGAGGCCGCCAGCCGGAAGCCCGCGGGAGGCTCAGGAGTGGATGGCGGGTTCGCCTGCAGAGCTCAGGGGCTCGGACCCCGAGAGGCCCGGGCCACAAGATGAGGCGGATCAGAGACGGAGGAGCCTAAAGGAGCGCCCGGAAGCCGAGGCTCCCCAGAGACAGGCCAGTTTTGCCGAAACCAGCCCTGGTTCCACTCCTGGCTCCGGCAAGTACCTGGCAGAGACGCCGGGGGCAGCCACGCACAAGGTCAGCTCTCCCCTCTGGGGCGCGCCCCACTCGGCTCCTCCTGAAAAGAATCCAGGGGCCTCTTCGGGTCCTGCCGCCGGCCCCCGGAAAAAAGGCTCGGGGATCCCTGTGGAT of Bos indicus isolate NIAB-ARS_2022 breed Sahiwal x Tharparkar chromosome 17, NIAB-ARS_B.indTharparkar_mat_pri_1.0, whole genome shotgun sequence contains these proteins:
- the KIAA1671 gene encoding uncharacterized protein KIAA1671 homolog isoform X1 — protein: MATRVEVGSISSLTGVPGLGELSKEEALTRTYFRQAGDAPGPPSTLLLEGKSPLRSPVRLLPLPRLAPKPFSKEKAADVTPLWPSLARPSPAGGLSQDVASGRLNEKMPGLAGQEAGSGDRPRNVSLFPKAAISQPMPNPVIFESNKAGPALGKGACEANAGMSQGPASAPRPEVAAKPAPPARKPVGSLPRPASLPQDSRTVATPEDTGPKEPLSKASSVEDAGGTAPEPPRPRPKRRPVSAIFTESIQTPKPGPSGVAAVGKLPPTPPEKTWVRRPRPLSVDLTARFESREALARKVADEATAGPTAQQRGPERPDPEPRVDRECLVKAEAPPHDPDSDFLQVAQKIQERKERLLLKQGEMGSLRTAGGPARVTPTSAQGLGEEKAKLDREPEKAAKDPQSPLPRPGKGQDMAEVRSREAAGETRVGGEQTPRGGVKNRIGLFGEEGASALAAGFESPPATPESPAIPPEPEKAGVSVQERIKGWATESSEAKPELRRRVVQTRPLSADLTKLFSSAASSNEVRYEKCLELSGELPREPREKPKDRHGVEGTSVTRSPWKPGLPREKPRQTERKDSFDRVPGGARGESAVGARSPSEGTPDDDGSFQTVWATVFENHVEKHTITAPSGRSPWATTPADLANVSEPRSRLLGPRSSFPQTTALKREWLEDPDLERGGGTAFSSGEPRQHRVSSLLGRHPGGEKGSHHPFLKLPESAPAPERVEPRYDVVHAVGERAHSEAVLTAPEEKALTLRSSRSRPPPSQEVTHAMTPADPKCRPEGQVGSVQRASLIWEARGTREVSGPKPEFHREPKDTHGGSCPSPRWTGGVAVSWHKAAVGLSEGRGTEPSPEAASARTTLEAQHPGTEGAGIQPGERAPPRGAPPEPLPRARDEADDSRVQLQADVLGQTGPLAMAGSQEPEARRRRVSPGDQRLDRWRRRTLPHDVKFDEFSLLPPEHSSRAEPRGDHLSPTAPGALGKPQLLPGREGTRQGSPGTSLDWVLPAAKQGSPVEPKATFFAVTYQIPDTQKAKNVVRPGPENWTEPSRKAAPPLSPLSYTPTSVPLNREELLETVGGKNRALGREREHTSFPKPTEHPASLGDRILGSPGERISDADAVWVRRGPEGGGGFQNGWKDSGNKTSPGGAPQTPPAFRSPPKASELLVRRKTEAVSETFPGKAKAGYRSSVLDIDALMAEYQRPPAGSPREAQEWMAGSPAELRGSDPERPGPQDEADQRRRSLKERPEAEAPQRQASFAETSPGSTPGSGKYLAETPGAATHKVSSPLWGAPHSAPPEKNPGASSGPAAGPRKKGSGIPVDEKKTFVSKHHSAKCQHPSAESKPATAWVDPGGGASVQPKSSPADQRKGTLRKPPGRGEESGVVPWADHLRDLGRSPLDVKRAYSEKGPPLKIREGLSIMQEARERRQEQPKGRPSLPRESAEARDTKTGLCRQESGNRDSQKVSLRDLGRERALLDNEPPLWQVSPATVGPRRSHSFCKDRKSGPFVDQLKQCFSRRTPEAKDTDTLVQETDSQYGTWPDQRQSGESLAPESPSPDSSAASAWKQPPSSRLSSLSSQTEVTSAGDQHDCSREQQSTSVDRSSTDLESTDGMEGPPPPDACPAKKVDDFPFIDQTSVLDSSALKTRVQLSKRSRRRAPTAHSLRRSRTSEPDGRSAWEEEADSAWMFRDSTEEKSPRKEESDEEERTPRAERTPVSRPQRMPVFPGVDPAALKAQLYKRPDSPNETPGWAPQPKTPKSPFQPGVLGSRVLPSSMEKDERSEEPSPQWLKELKSKKRQSLYENQA
- the KIAA1671 gene encoding uncharacterized protein KIAA1671 homolog isoform X2, encoding MATRVEVGSISSLTGVPGLGELSKEEALTRTYFRQAGDAPGPPSTLLLEGKSPLRSPVRLLPLPRLAPKPFSKEKAADVTPLWPSLARPSPAGGLSQDVASGRLNEKMPGLAGQEAGSGDRPRNVSLFPKAAISQPMPNPVIFESNKAGPALGKGACEANAGMSQGPASAPRPEVAAKPAPPARKPVGSLPRPASLPQDSRTVATPEDTGPKEPLSKASSVEDAGGTAPEPPRPRPKRRPVSAIFTESIQTPKPGPSGVAAVGKLPPTPPEKTWVRRPRPLSVDLTARFESREALARKVADEATAGPTAQQRGPERPDPEPRVDRECLVKAEAPPHDPDSDFLQVAQKIQERKERLLLKQGEMGSLRTAGGPARVTPTSAQGLGEEKAKLDREPEKAAKDPQSPLPRPGKGQDMAEVRSREAAGETRVGGEQTPRGGVKNRIGLFGEEGASALAAGFESPPATPESPAIPPEPEKAGVSVQERIKGWATESSEAKPELRRRVVQTRPLSADLTKLFSSAASSNEVRYEKCLELSGELPREPREKPKDRHGVEGTSVTRSPWKPGLPREKPRQTERKDSFDRVPGGARGESAVGARSPSEGTPDDDGSFQTVWATVFENHVEKHTITAPSGRSPWATTPADLANVSEPRSRLLGPRSSFPQTTALKREWLEDPDLERGGGTAFSSGEPRQHRVSSLLGRHPGGEKGSHHPFLKLPESAPAPERVEPRYDVVHAVGERAHSEAVLTAPEEKALTLRSSRSRPPPSQEVTHAMTPADPKCRPEGQVGSVQRASLIWEARGTREVSGPKPEFHREPKDTHGGSCPSPRWTGGVAVSWHKAAVGLSEGRGTEPSPEAASARTTLEAQHPGTEGAGIQPGERAPPRGAPPEPLPRARDEADDSRVQLQADVLGQTGPLAMAGSQEPEARRRRVSPGDQRLDRWRRRTLPHDVKFDEFSLLPPEHSSRAEPRGDHLSPTAPGALGKPQLLPGREGTRQGSPGTSLDWVLPAAKQGSPVEPKATFFAVTYQIPDTQKAKNVVRPGPENWTEPSRKAAPPLSPLSYTPTSVPLNREELLETVGGKNRALGREREHTSFPKPTEHPASLGDRILGSPGERISDADAVWVRRGPEGGGGFQNGWKDSGNKTSPGGAPQTPPAFRSPPKASELLVRRKTEAVSETFPGKAKAGYRSSVLDIDALMAEYQRPPAGSPREAQEWMAGSPAELRGSDPERPGPQDEADQRRRSLKERPEAEAPQRQASFAETSPGSTPGSGKYLAETPGAATHKVSSPLWGAPHSAPPEKNPGASSGPAAGPRKKGSGIPVDEKKTFVSKHHSAKCQHPSAESKPATAWVDPGGGASVQPKSSPADQRKGTLRKPPGRGEESGVVPWADHLRDLGRSPLDVKRAYSEKGPPLKIREGLSIMQEARERRQEQPKGRPSLPRESAEARDTKTGLCRQESGNRDSQKDQLKQCFSRRTPEAKDTDTLVQETDSQYGTWPDQRQSGESLAPESPSPDSSAASAWKQPPSSRLSSLSSQTEVTSAGDQHDCSREQQSTSVDRSSTDLESTDGMEGPPPPDACPAKKVDDFPFIDQTSVLDSSALKTRVQLSKRSRRRAPTAHSLRRSRTSEPDGRSAWEEEADSAWMFRDSTEEKSPRKEESDEEERTPRAERTPVSRPQRMPVFPGVDPAALKAQLYKRPDSPNETPGWAPQPKTPKSPFQPGVLGSRVLPSSMEKDERSEEPSPQWLKELKSKKRQSLYENQA